Proteins encoded by one window of Roseibium sp. Sym1:
- a CDS encoding lysozyme → MGRKTRLAGVVGAAAIALVGSWEGLRLTAYRDVVGIPTVCYGETRGVRLGDTYNKSDCDRMLLVSLKRHEAGMRRCLKRPDALPAKSYVAFVSLTYNIGVGAFCRSTARRRLDLGDLKGACDAAAWFNKAGGRTLRGLINRRRGEHRLCLEGLT, encoded by the coding sequence ATGGGACGTAAGACGCGCCTTGCGGGGGTGGTCGGAGCGGCAGCAATTGCGCTCGTCGGTAGTTGGGAGGGCCTTCGGCTGACTGCGTACAGGGATGTGGTCGGCATTCCGACCGTTTGCTACGGGGAGACGCGTGGCGTCCGGCTGGGGGACACGTACAACAAGTCCGATTGTGACCGCATGCTGCTTGTTTCACTCAAGCGGCACGAAGCGGGCATGCGCCGCTGCCTGAAACGGCCGGATGCTCTGCCTGCCAAGTCCTATGTCGCGTTTGTCAGCCTGACCTACAATATCGGCGTCGGGGCCTTTTGCCGCTCAACCGCGCGGCGTCGTCTCGATCTCGGCGATCTGAAGGGGGCATGCGATGCCGCGGCCTGGTTCAACAAGGCCGGTGGGCGAACTCTTCGCGGCCTGATCAACCGGCGCCGGGGGGAACACAGGCTGTGCCTGGAGGGACTGACATGA
- a CDS encoding DUF7940 domain-containing protein encodes MKFIKDWRQVLRWAWSVRLMGLAALLSAVEAVSPHLGGVLAPGQLALVSALATTGAVVARILVQKDLDHGT; translated from the coding sequence ATGAAATTTATCAAGGATTGGCGGCAGGTTCTGCGCTGGGCCTGGAGTGTGCGCTTGATGGGGCTGGCTGCACTCTTGAGTGCGGTTGAAGCGGTCTCGCCGCATTTGGGTGGGGTGCTGGCTCCGGGGCAACTGGCCCTGGTTTCCGCGTTGGCAACGACCGGTGCCGTCGTCGCCCGGATTCTCGTTCAAAAGGATCTGGACCATGGGACGTAA
- a CDS encoding diguanylate cyclase, translating into MIPTQTKKQEETARQLDTMLNSHRNWVYRLNKTLICGLEPTREMIATDAHMHCTLGNWLETRARKLDIDPETLEHLISLHKSVHDLARKMATTVQDGATIDVHLYDEFLSSSERFVVLMESAYDALVASINATDPLTGAENRSLMTVRLEERRRVATTRNRRAWVIMIDLDHFKSVNDDHGHEVGDRVLKGFAALVRDHIRDDDLFFRYGGEEFLLCISGVSQPTVTRVAERLRKACAGRIYNIKNDLNLSVTASFGIAELAVHEQVADAINAADTAMYAAKKAGRNRIVFDRAGETVT; encoded by the coding sequence ATGATACCGACACAGACCAAAAAACAGGAAGAAACAGCCAGACAGCTGGACACAATGCTGAACAGCCACAGGAACTGGGTCTACCGCCTGAACAAGACGCTGATATGCGGTCTTGAACCCACACGGGAAATGATTGCCACCGACGCGCATATGCATTGTACGTTGGGAAACTGGCTGGAAACGCGTGCAAGAAAGCTCGATATCGACCCGGAAACACTGGAACACCTGATCAGCCTGCACAAAAGTGTCCATGACCTGGCCCGCAAAATGGCGACGACTGTCCAGGACGGCGCAACAATCGACGTACACCTCTACGATGAATTCTTGTCCTCGTCCGAGCGTTTTGTAGTCCTTATGGAATCTGCCTACGACGCGTTGGTCGCTTCGATCAACGCCACGGATCCCCTGACGGGAGCGGAAAACAGGTCACTGATGACCGTTCGTCTTGAGGAACGAAGACGTGTGGCAACCACCAGGAACAGACGGGCATGGGTCATCATGATCGACCTCGACCATTTCAAGTCAGTCAATGATGACCATGGCCACGAAGTTGGTGACCGTGTCCTGAAAGGGTTTGCCGCTTTGGTCAGGGATCATATCCGTGATGATGATCTGTTCTTCCGCTACGGCGGTGAAGAATTCCTGCTGTGCATTAGCGGTGTCAGCCAACCCACCGTCACGCGCGTCGCCGAGCGGCTTCGAAAAGCCTGCGCCGGAAGGATTTACAACATCAAGAACGACCTGAACCTGTCGGTGACCGCTTCGTTCGGCATCGCCGAACTGGCCGTACATGAACAGGTCGCCGACGCTATCAACGCCGCTGACACAGCGATGTATGCCGCCAAAAAGGCAGGTCGTAACCGGATCGTGTTCGACCGCGCCGGAGAAACCGTTACATAG
- a CDS encoding alanine racemase, translating to MERYETAVEAALDLRPDQPVYCFRPEVLKQDAQQFQSLFPGKTAYAVKTNGEPFVLKTLADAGIGCFDVASPAEFAAVRQAAPKAEMLYMHPIKAQSDIRLALEDYRIRTLSLDHEDEVAKILRIVRALDIDPGKITLFVRIATKGHAAYELSKKFGAAPGHAVELLQRIHRIGFRCGLCFHVGSQVEEPETYERALASADWIRSRAGVPIVELDVGGGFPAVYGHDPRRKVREMPSLEELMGQLKADIADWEFDTLPLVAEPGRVIVARSISLIVRVLLKKGRRLYINDGIWASLSDSWTGKITLPARFIPDPARKTRSGRPDEIVPFKVCGATCDSVDILSRPFWLPETVDTGDWIEIGHIGAYSLSLRTRFNGFYPDKVIEVETPFDAGAAPEGFASIETMAD from the coding sequence ATGGAACGCTACGAAACCGCCGTTGAGGCTGCTCTCGATCTTCGTCCGGATCAGCCTGTCTACTGCTTCCGCCCCGAAGTTCTGAAGCAGGATGCACAACAGTTTCAAAGCCTGTTTCCAGGGAAAACGGCTTACGCCGTGAAGACGAACGGAGAGCCGTTTGTTCTCAAAACGCTCGCGGATGCCGGGATCGGTTGTTTTGATGTTGCCTCGCCGGCGGAGTTCGCCGCGGTGCGCCAGGCTGCTCCGAAAGCGGAGATGCTCTACATGCATCCGATCAAGGCACAATCCGACATCAGGCTGGCGCTGGAAGACTATCGGATCCGGACACTTTCCCTCGATCATGAAGACGAGGTCGCCAAGATCCTGCGCATCGTTCGCGCGCTGGACATCGATCCAGGCAAGATCACCTTGTTCGTCCGAATTGCGACCAAGGGCCATGCAGCCTACGAATTGTCCAAGAAATTCGGAGCTGCGCCGGGACATGCGGTGGAACTGCTGCAACGGATCCACCGTATCGGTTTCAGATGCGGATTGTGTTTTCACGTCGGCAGCCAAGTCGAGGAACCCGAAACCTACGAACGTGCCCTTGCTTCCGCGGACTGGATCCGGTCGCGCGCAGGAGTGCCGATCGTCGAACTGGATGTCGGCGGCGGTTTTCCTGCCGTCTATGGTCACGATCCTCGCCGCAAGGTGCGCGAAATGCCCTCACTCGAAGAGTTGATGGGGCAGCTGAAGGCCGATATTGCGGACTGGGAGTTTGACACTCTGCCACTTGTCGCCGAGCCGGGAAGGGTGATCGTGGCGAGGTCGATCTCGTTGATTGTGCGGGTGCTTCTGAAGAAGGGGCGCCGCCTCTATATCAACGATGGCATCTGGGCATCATTGTCGGACAGCTGGACTGGCAAGATCACCTTGCCCGCACGCTTCATTCCGGATCCGGCCCGCAAGACCCGCTCCGGCCGACCGGATGAGATCGTACCGTTCAAGGTGTGCGGCGCGACCTGTGACAGCGTCGATATTCTCTCTCGTCCGTTCTGGCTGCCGGAAACCGTCGATACCGGTGACTGGATCGAAATCGGCCATATCGGGGCCTACAGCCTTTCCTTGCGCACGCGGTTCAACGGCTTCTATCCTGACAAGGTCATTGAGGTCGAAACGCCCTTTGATGCGGGCGCTGCGCCGGAAGGGTTTGCTTCCATCGAGACGATGGCGGACTAG
- a CDS encoding virion core protein, T7 gp14 family, with the protein MCHPAILAAVSVAGSLAGAATQASGIRQQADANAKAEERRAEFAERQREVNQARASYERGRTLEHYARVLGNNRASGAERGLSESGSLTDVLNDNAHEAAQNIEAIRYRAEGERGNLTFEAATARERAQSHRAAGRIGARSAILGGLTSAATTLGNAFYSSAASIR; encoded by the coding sequence ATGTGCCATCCTGCAATTCTGGCGGCGGTTTCCGTCGCCGGCTCTCTCGCCGGGGCTGCCACCCAGGCAAGCGGCATCCGGCAGCAGGCCGACGCGAACGCAAAGGCAGAAGAGCGTCGCGCCGAATTCGCCGAGCGCCAGCGTGAAGTCAACCAGGCACGCGCTTCCTACGAGCGCGGACGCACGCTGGAACACTATGCCCGCGTGCTGGGCAACAATCGTGCTTCGGGCGCGGAACGCGGTCTTTCCGAATCCGGATCGCTGACGGACGTCCTGAACGACAATGCGCATGAAGCCGCCCAGAATATCGAGGCCATACGCTATCGGGCGGAAGGCGAACGGGGCAACCTCACCTTCGAAGCCGCGACGGCGCGGGAACGGGCGCAGTCACATCGTGCCGCGGGCCGGATCGGCGCTCGAAGTGCGATCCTGGGTGGCCTTACAAGCGCAGCGACGACACTCGGCAATGCCTTCTATAGCAGCGCCGCATCCATCCGCTGA
- a CDS encoding HugZ family pyridoxamine 5'-phosphate oxidase, whose protein sequence is MATRSEALVSNPGEDRQEPKSVIRPTDDQARQLAKGLVRAARFGALAAIEAGSGDPLASRVAVATDLDGTPVILTSTLSGHTAAIKETPACSLLVGEPGKGDPLAHPRVSLFCEARQIERGSKDHTRVRRRYLARHPKAELYVDFGDFAFFRLELNRASLNGGFGKAFALEQSDLLTPVADLEQWAAMEDGAVAHMNEDHGEAVRLYAEVLLKAGSANWRLACLDPDGLDLVAGDRTKRLWFSERLTDPQDLRPTLVALALQARNN, encoded by the coding sequence ATGGCAACGCGATCGGAGGCCCTTGTGTCAAACCCGGGTGAAGACAGGCAGGAACCAAAATCGGTTATTCGTCCGACGGACGACCAGGCACGCCAATTGGCCAAAGGCCTTGTCCGCGCTGCCCGTTTCGGGGCGCTTGCCGCCATTGAAGCAGGGAGCGGGGATCCTCTCGCCAGCCGGGTTGCGGTCGCCACGGATCTTGACGGGACACCGGTCATTCTTACAAGCACCCTGTCGGGCCATACGGCTGCCATCAAGGAAACGCCAGCCTGTTCCCTGCTTGTCGGGGAACCGGGAAAGGGCGATCCGCTTGCTCATCCAAGAGTGTCGCTTTTCTGCGAAGCGCGGCAAATCGAGCGAGGCAGCAAAGATCACACCCGGGTGCGTAGACGCTATCTGGCGCGTCATCCCAAGGCTGAACTCTATGTCGACTTCGGCGACTTTGCCTTTTTTCGGCTGGAGCTCAACCGGGCAAGCCTGAATGGCGGTTTTGGCAAGGCGTTTGCGCTCGAACAGTCGGACCTGCTCACGCCCGTCGCTGATCTCGAGCAATGGGCCGCCATGGAGGACGGCGCCGTGGCCCATATGAACGAAGACCATGGCGAAGCCGTCAGGCTTTATGCAGAGGTGTTGCTCAAGGCCGGAAGCGCCAACTGGCGACTGGCCTGTCTTGATCCTGATGGGCTGGATCTTGTTGCTGGAGACCGTACCAAACGGCTGTGGTTTTCAGAGCGACTGACGGATCCGCAAGATCTGCGACCAACTCTGGTCGCGCTTGCCTTGCAAGCGCGCAACAACTGA
- a CDS encoding BA14K family protein — translation MNITSKRLIAAALTGALLLPTVATAEAGPRHGWNDRGDNQHYHRKHRKHRRHKNNDNLGAAVAAGVIGLAAGAILLGATSQPTYAGPPPANYYPPAPYPGRIDGPVGYQPWSPAWYQYCSSRYRSFNPSTGTFTTYSGVQKFCQ, via the coding sequence ATGAACATCACCAGCAAACGCCTCATTGCAGCGGCACTGACAGGCGCTCTTCTACTTCCGACGGTCGCAACCGCCGAGGCAGGTCCACGGCATGGTTGGAACGATCGGGGCGACAATCAGCATTACCATCGCAAACATCGCAAGCACCGCCGTCACAAAAACAATGACAATCTCGGCGCCGCCGTTGCGGCAGGCGTCATCGGACTGGCTGCCGGCGCAATCCTTCTTGGAGCGACCAGTCAGCCGACTTATGCGGGGCCGCCACCTGCGAACTACTATCCTCCGGCTCCCTATCCCGGCCGCATCGACGGTCCTGTTGGCTATCAGCCATGGAGTCCGGCCTGGTACCAGTATTGCTCCTCGAGATACCGGTCCTTCAACCCGTCCACCGGCACTTTCACGACCTATAGCGGCGTCCAGAAATTCTGCCAGTAA
- a CDS encoding LysE family translocator: protein MTLELYLAYVAATLVVLAIPGPTIMLVVSYALTQGRKSAFASVMGVGLGDATAATASLMGLGAILAASATAFSVLKWIGAAYLVWLGIKLWRSRPMALGPQQVADIPAKKIFWHAYVVTALNPKGIVFFMAFLPHFIAPQAPVIPQLTLLGTTFVVLGIVNAAFYALAAAALGQKLRSPSLLRLVNKIGGAFLVSAAAMTATLQRSAG, encoded by the coding sequence ATGACACTTGAGCTCTATCTCGCGTATGTCGCGGCCACGCTTGTCGTATTGGCCATCCCCGGTCCCACGATCATGCTTGTGGTCAGCTATGCGCTCACCCAGGGGCGCAAATCCGCCTTCGCCAGCGTGATGGGCGTCGGTCTTGGGGATGCGACGGCGGCGACGGCCTCTCTCATGGGCTTGGGAGCGATCCTGGCTGCGTCCGCGACTGCGTTCAGTGTTCTGAAGTGGATCGGCGCCGCTTATCTGGTTTGGCTCGGGATCAAGTTGTGGCGCAGCCGTCCAATGGCGCTTGGCCCGCAACAGGTGGCTGACATACCTGCGAAGAAGATATTCTGGCATGCCTATGTTGTCACGGCATTGAATCCGAAGGGCATTGTGTTCTTCATGGCATTCCTGCCGCACTTCATTGCACCGCAGGCACCGGTCATTCCGCAATTGACCTTGCTGGGCACCACCTTCGTGGTACTTGGAATTGTCAATGCCGCCTTCTATGCACTCGCCGCGGCGGCTCTTGGACAGAAACTGCGCAGCCCGTCGCTTCTGAGGCTGGTCAACAAGATCGGCGGGGCCTTTCTCGTGTCTGCAGCCGCAATGACCGCGACTTTGCAGCGTAGCGCGGGGTGA
- a CDS encoding extensin-like domain-containing protein, which produces MQKRDLRYGIWLTGLCLLTLSASAAEPVPTAEPLVPSRPVPFIAGVDVPRQKPPVPSVDPVLPRQGPASKAACVIPGARIVHKEPFTGGLEGSLLDDEACGIAEPVAFRSVVEGRIEVTLPASVIVSCDFARTVTKWLLQDVVPAAVKHLDSELSGIGSGPGYQCRRRNNLPDGKLSEHALGTALDISHFEFRDGSRVSIRDDWSGDTAKGRFLEAIHAAACNRFPTVLGPNADPNHKSHIHLDTGCHGRDCTYLICQ; this is translated from the coding sequence ATGCAAAAACGCGACTTGAGATACGGTATCTGGCTGACCGGCCTTTGCCTGCTGACACTGTCCGCAAGTGCCGCGGAACCTGTTCCCACTGCCGAGCCGCTGGTCCCGAGCCGGCCTGTGCCCTTCATCGCGGGCGTGGACGTTCCCCGACAAAAGCCGCCGGTTCCGTCAGTTGACCCCGTGCTCCCTAGGCAGGGTCCGGCGTCGAAAGCGGCATGTGTCATACCTGGCGCCAGGATCGTGCACAAGGAGCCTTTCACGGGTGGGCTCGAAGGCAGCCTGCTCGATGACGAGGCCTGCGGTATCGCGGAACCGGTTGCTTTCAGAAGTGTTGTAGAGGGACGGATCGAGGTGACCTTGCCTGCATCTGTCATCGTCTCCTGTGATTTTGCCCGCACGGTCACGAAATGGCTGCTGCAGGATGTCGTTCCGGCAGCTGTGAAACATCTGGACAGCGAATTGTCCGGGATCGGCAGTGGACCGGGATACCAGTGCCGCCGCCGAAACAACCTGCCTGACGGCAAACTGTCCGAACATGCCCTGGGCACGGCACTGGATATTTCCCATTTTGAGTTTCGTGACGGATCCAGAGTTTCAATAAGGGACGATTGGTCCGGAGACACAGCGAAGGGCCGCTTCCTGGAAGCAATTCACGCCGCGGCCTGTAATCGATTTCCAACGGTGCTCGGCCCGAATGCAGATCCCAACCACAAGTCCCACATCCATCTCGATACCGGTTGCCATGGCCGTGACTGCACATATCTTATCTGCCAATAA
- a CDS encoding FMN-dependent NADH-azoreductase: MMSNPVTAILQINASARKAGSVTRELTETLVTRLLAKSRDAKVISRDVSQGLPFLDEDWVGANFTDTADRSAEQRMKLALSDTLVSELKAADTIVIGTPIYNFSVPAALKAWIDLVARARETFRYTENGPEGLLKDKKAYVIVASGGTKVGSEIDFASNYLRHVLGFIGISDVTFVAADQLMMDPAKRELALAETLQLAA, translated from the coding sequence ATGATGAGCAACCCGGTAACCGCAATCCTTCAGATCAACGCGTCGGCGCGCAAGGCCGGCTCGGTGACACGTGAGTTGACCGAGACCCTGGTAACACGGCTCTTGGCGAAGTCCCGGGACGCCAAGGTGATCAGCCGGGATGTTTCGCAAGGATTGCCGTTTCTCGACGAGGATTGGGTCGGCGCCAACTTCACGGATACAGCGGATCGAAGCGCCGAGCAGCGTATGAAACTGGCTCTGTCCGATACACTCGTGTCCGAACTGAAGGCTGCGGACACAATTGTCATTGGGACACCGATCTATAATTTTTCCGTGCCGGCGGCGCTCAAGGCCTGGATCGACCTTGTTGCCCGTGCCCGGGAGACTTTTCGGTACACGGAGAACGGTCCTGAAGGACTGTTGAAGGACAAGAAGGCTTATGTGATTGTTGCGTCCGGAGGCACGAAAGTGGGATCCGAAATCGACTTCGCATCGAATTACCTCAGACACGTGCTCGGTTTCATCGGTATTTCGGATGTGACATTTGTCGCCGCCGACCAACTGATGATGGACCCAGCCAAACGAGAGTTGGCTTTGGCAGAAACGCTGCAGCTTGCAGCCTGA
- a CDS encoding DUF2336 domain-containing protein, translated as MINLAKLADLARDPSAAGRKSLVGALTDLFVNSGDDRDEQISLLFGDIVLKVLGQLEEETRIILSKRVCREKDAPRELMVKLANDMITVAEPVLEKSPALTSDDLVAIASSASMEHLGAIAGRETVDVAVTTVLVDRGDSAVLSKVAENKGAQFADSSFLKLVEKARSNEKIQAALINRPDLPEEAAQALLPFLTEELKERISSLGADNTLVQLLAERAATEVAARAHKLEEAREQSNALIKDVINKKTKIDDAVTMFARADRTAELGMLLAKVSELPPAAVSQLLFSKSDKPLIILCKANGVTSDAYKDVLTMRARRLRMGGLELNAAIQRYSALSEEGAKRSLETLKNSSGVFGLNTGSGKAPAEAASSKKNIPFASSR; from the coding sequence ATGATCAACCTTGCGAAACTTGCCGACTTGGCAAGGGATCCCAGTGCCGCAGGCCGCAAGAGCCTTGTTGGCGCGCTCACGGATCTTTTTGTGAATTCCGGCGATGATCGGGACGAGCAGATCAGCCTGTTGTTCGGGGACATCGTGCTGAAGGTTCTGGGGCAGCTGGAGGAGGAAACCCGGATCATTCTGTCCAAGCGCGTGTGCCGGGAAAAAGACGCACCGCGCGAGTTGATGGTCAAGCTGGCCAACGACATGATCACGGTTGCCGAACCTGTCCTGGAAAAGTCGCCCGCCCTGACTTCGGATGACCTTGTGGCGATTGCCTCTTCCGCATCAATGGAACATCTTGGCGCGATCGCAGGGCGCGAAACCGTTGATGTGGCGGTCACAACGGTTCTTGTCGACAGGGGCGACAGCGCCGTATTGAGCAAGGTCGCTGAGAACAAGGGCGCCCAATTCGCTGACAGTTCGTTTTTGAAGCTGGTCGAAAAAGCCCGTTCCAACGAGAAGATCCAGGCCGCGCTGATCAATCGCCCGGACTTGCCGGAAGAAGCCGCACAGGCCCTGCTACCGTTTTTGACCGAAGAACTGAAAGAACGGATCAGCTCTCTGGGGGCGGACAATACACTTGTTCAATTGCTGGCCGAACGTGCCGCGACCGAAGTTGCCGCACGTGCGCACAAGCTTGAAGAGGCACGGGAACAGTCCAATGCCCTCATCAAGGACGTGATCAACAAGAAAACGAAGATCGATGATGCGGTCACCATGTTCGCAAGAGCCGATCGGACCGCGGAACTCGGCATGCTGCTGGCCAAGGTGAGTGAACTGCCGCCGGCGGCCGTCTCCCAGTTGTTGTTCAGCAAAAGCGACAAGCCGCTGATCATTCTCTGCAAGGCCAATGGCGTTACATCCGACGCCTACAAGGACGTGTTGACCATGCGGGCGCGCCGGCTTCGGATGGGAGGGCTTGAGCTGAACGCCGCCATCCAGCGTTATTCCGCCCTGAGTGAAGAGGGGGCCAAGCGCTCACTCGAGACGCTCAAGAATTCCAGCGGTGTTTTCGGACTGAACACCGGAAGCGGCAAGGCCCCCGCAGAAGCGGCCTCGTCGAAAAAGAACATTCCGTTTGCGTCCAGCCGCTGA
- a CDS encoding TylF/MycF/NovP-related O-methyltransferase, producing MAFGIGRTIKKKIKSKKAEQFEYVGDNIGVRKKNLSFMEDEEFSKAWEKAVEGNRPAWGGRYKDIRWRAHTAVWAAKHGLTLDGDFVECGVFLGLLSLTICHSLNFEQIPRSFYLFDTFDGIPDDGREMIKKQNEVYFDCFDIAKKNFSPFPNAKLIKGALPGTLEQAPIKKIAYLSVDLNHAKYEKEVITELWDRLSQSAIVLIDDYAFQSNEEQYEMWNEFAASKGCSVLTIPTGSGVLIKP from the coding sequence ATGGCATTCGGGATTGGCCGCACAATCAAGAAGAAGATTAAGTCTAAAAAGGCCGAGCAATTTGAATATGTTGGCGACAACATAGGCGTCCGGAAGAAGAACCTATCCTTTATGGAAGATGAAGAGTTTTCCAAAGCCTGGGAAAAGGCTGTTGAGGGAAACAGACCTGCTTGGGGAGGTCGCTATAAAGACATTCGTTGGAGAGCGCACACTGCGGTCTGGGCAGCGAAACATGGACTGACGCTTGATGGTGACTTCGTGGAATGCGGAGTCTTCCTTGGACTTCTATCGCTGACAATTTGCCACAGCCTGAATTTTGAACAAATTCCCAGGAGTTTTTATCTGTTTGATACATTCGATGGGATACCAGACGATGGCAGGGAGATGATCAAGAAGCAGAATGAAGTCTATTTTGATTGCTTCGATATTGCTAAGAAAAATTTCTCGCCATTTCCCAACGCAAAACTAATAAAAGGCGCTCTTCCAGGAACTCTTGAGCAAGCGCCAATCAAAAAGATCGCTTATCTATCTGTCGATCTAAATCACGCCAAATATGAGAAAGAAGTGATCACGGAACTTTGGGACCGGCTTTCTCAATCTGCTATCGTTCTTATCGATGACTACGCATTTCAGTCAAACGAAGAGCAGTATGAAATGTGGAATGAATTTGCCGCATCCAAAGGTTGTTCGGTTCTGACCATTCCTACTGGGTCCGGAGTGTTGATTAAACCATAA
- a CDS encoding DUF1062 domain-containing protein: MSSLFNVEWTIRCSAPPAILRPCARCATTRSFVSTGRFRLNANGSRLDAWLVYSCRICRKSWNRSIFERRPVSSMTSRDFRALHSNDPEYAERIARAPFKGGGGWASPDGDFTLTRKSIPNSGAENCPILLVIRNPDLARVRLDKVLVRGLRRNRKDVLDLVESGVLRVQNASPKVLRRLTPAVVAIECHAIEGHEVLQFLRGMPD; the protein is encoded by the coding sequence ATGTCGTCCCTTTTCAACGTCGAGTGGACCATTCGCTGTTCCGCTCCGCCCGCAATTCTTCGTCCATGCGCACGCTGCGCTACAACTCGATCGTTTGTTTCAACAGGTAGATTTCGGCTCAATGCCAATGGCAGCAGGCTGGATGCCTGGCTCGTCTACAGCTGCAGGATATGCCGCAAATCCTGGAATCGTTCGATCTTTGAACGCAGGCCAGTCAGCAGCATGACATCTCGGGATTTTCGCGCCCTGCACTCCAACGATCCCGAATACGCCGAGCGTATCGCGCGCGCGCCTTTCAAAGGTGGGGGCGGCTGGGCGTCGCCTGACGGTGATTTCACCCTGACCAGGAAGAGTATCCCCAATTCAGGAGCGGAGAACTGTCCGATCCTGCTTGTTATCCGCAATCCGGATCTTGCGCGTGTCCGGCTCGACAAGGTTCTGGTTCGGGGGCTTCGGAGGAATCGGAAAGATGTGCTCGATCTGGTGGAGAGTGGCGTCCTTCGCGTCCAGAACGCATCTCCGAAGGTCCTTCGGCGTTTGACGCCCGCCGTGGTGGCGATCGAATGTCATGCCATTGAAGGACACGAGGTCCTGCAATTCCTGCGAGGCATGCCTGATTAG